From Candidatus Manganitrophaceae bacterium:
TTCCGTCTGTGGGAATCGACGTAAACGGCACGTTCCTAGAGGACCTAGGCGTAACAGAGGAGAATCAGCAGTACTTCATCGGGGGAGGCGCGGGCTTAGTCGTCCTGTTCGTTTCGCTGGTGGTAGTCTTGAGGCGCCGCCGTGGCTAGCCTAGGATGGTGACCACCCATCTGAGAAACAGCGCCGAGGCTGCTCCAACGGCCAATGATGGGGCGAATGCAAAGCCGCTTACTGAACTATAGAAGAAGAAGAGAGCGAAGGTCAGCAACAGGAAGATTCCGAAGTCCAGTGCCTCGCTCCTCCCAATTCCTGAGTGATTGATGACGTGGTCCCTCTCCCTGACTCCTATTACAATGGCTCCTAGGCCGAGCACAATGATTGCATGGCCAATAGCCCATCCAACAGATTCGCCGAATACCGCTGTTAAATCGTCTTGAAATCCTCCGAGGATTATTGATGAGAAGTCTAACACGACTCGTTCGGACAGTTGTGGATTATTCAACTAAGCGCTCGAATTGCTGCTGTTCGGGTCGGCGATTAGCCTCAGAATCTCCACTGTATCGCTAACCATTCTCTCCTTGTTGAATCTCCTTTCCGAAGTGTCTCTAGCTGCATTGCCCAGTGATTCTCTAGTATCTGCACTGGATGCGAGGACTCTGATGGCTTCCACGAGTTCATCCAGATTTCCAGGTCTAACGAAAAGTCCGTCTTTCTCATGTGTAATCACATCGGAGTTTCCCCCTATGTCCGAGGAAATGGTGGGGATTCCGTGGGCCATGGCCTCAAGGAGAGCCAGTGGAAGCCCCTCGTACCTCAGAGTTGGGATCAGGTACATGTCCGATTCCGAGTAAAGCCTGTACAGTTCGGTGTCGTCGACTCGACCACGGAAAGTAACGGAATCATCAAGTTCCAGCCTCCCAGCGAGCTTCTTGAGTTCTCCAAGGTAGTCGCCCGTCCCTACGATGTCTAAGTGTAAATCTAAATCCTGTAATTTCGAAATTGCCATGATTGCCATCTGAAATCCCTTCTGCCGATCTGCTCGGCCCGTGCAGAGGAGTCGCAGAGTCCCTTGGGAGTCTTTCTTTTCGGGCCTCTGAGGTAGTGTGATACCGTTCTCTATGACACGTACCTTTCCCTTGCAAAATGCTCGGAAGTCCCCTTCGATTGTTGGGGTGACAAGAATAATACTCGATACGGTCCTTCTCATTGGGATCTCCCAGAGGACGTACCTCTTGATGAGGAAGAACGGGGTCAAAATGAGCCAATGCCAATACCTAGGTCGCCGATCTGCGGATGCGAAGAACGACAGGAGTTCGGACCTAAGCGAACCATGGCAGAGGAGGCAGATTGGGATTCCTTTTTTCCTCGCCCACTTGCATAGACCAAAACCCGCAAACTCGTTGCTATGAATAACATCTATTGGTTTTCTCTGATGGATGTCATCGACAAGCTTCCGTGTCTCCTTAAACCACCTCCGAGACAGTCTTCTGGGCTTGGAGGGCTTGACGAAGTGTATCGTGTAGCCAGATGATTCCAACATCTGCTCCCCCTCTGGGTGTGCAGTGGTGATGACCGTGACTTCGTGACCTCTGTTCACGAAGCCCTCGCAGAGATCTGTGCATTGTCTCTGGAACCCGCCAAATCCATGATGAAGGGTTGACCTGGTCATCACTAGTATGTGCATGGTGGTCAAATGGCAGTAATTTTCGTTATAG
This genomic window contains:
- a CDS encoding glycosyltransferase family 1 protein; translated protein: MHILVMTRSTLHHGFGGFQRQCTDLCEGFVNRGHEVTVITTAHPEGEQMLESSGYTIHFVKPSKPRRLSRRWFKETRKLVDDIHQRKPIDVIHSNEFAGFGLCKWARKKGIPICLLCHGSLRSELLSFFASADRRPRYWHWLILTPFFLIKRYVLWEIPMRRTVSSIILVTPTIEGDFRAFCKGKVRVIENGITLPQRPEKKDSQGTLRLLCTGRADRQKGFQMAIMAISKLQDLDLHLDIVGTGDYLGELKKLAGRLELDDSVTFRGRVDDTELYRLYSESDMYLIPTLRYEGLPLALLEAMAHGIPTISSDIGGNSDVITHEKDGLFVRPGNLDELVEAIRVLASSADTRESLGNAARDTSERRFNKERMVSDTVEILRLIADPNSSNSSA